Proteins co-encoded in one Camelus bactrianus isolate YW-2024 breed Bactrian camel chromosome 6, ASM4877302v1, whole genome shotgun sequence genomic window:
- the LBHD2 gene encoding LBH domain-containing protein 2: protein MSGPQPAMPEQSPAEEAGGPTGKAMMGAWEKGPRLGQRLPSIVVEPSEVGAMESGELRWPPEGTQRGSIQSQAAAASSRSLPGAPGEAPGDAGPEDQTSCLQ from the exons ATGAGTGGCCCTCAGCCTGCCATGCCAGAGCAGAGCCCAGCCGAGGAAGCTGGAGGCCCAACAGGAAAA GCTATGATGGGTGCCTGGGAGAAGGGCCCTCGGCTGGGCCAGCGGCTGCCTTCAATCGTGGTAGAGCCCAGTGAGGTGGGTGCCATGGAGAGTGGGGAGCTGCGCTGGCCCCCGGAGGGCACCCAGAGGGGGTCCATCCAGAGCCAGGCTGCTGCTG CCTCTTCACGGAGCCTGCCAGGAGCACCGGGGGAGGCTCCGGGTGACGCCGGCCCCGAGGACCAGACCTCTTGCCTCCAGTGA